Genomic window (Actinomycetota bacterium):
AGTGACGTCATCAGCATCGTCGGCCCCCGTGGCCTCATCGAGTACCAGTCCTCCTCGGTCCAGCGGATTTTCGGCCTGAGCCCCCAGGAGATGATGGGATCCCGCCTGTCGGCCTGGGTCCACCCGGATGAGGCGGCCGCCGTGAGCGACGAAATCGAGGCGATGCTCGCCGAAGGGCGCAGCCACGCGATGCTCGAGTGCCGCCTCCGGGCGAGCGACGGCAGCTGGCGGGAGACCGAGACGACCATGACGAACCTGGTCGACGACCCCAGCGTCCACGGAGTGGTGCTGAACACCCGCGACGTATCCGAACGAAAGGCGATGGAGGCCGAGAGGCGGCGGGACGAAGAGGCCCTCCGGCTCAGCCAGGCGCAGCTGGCCGCAGCCCAACGCATCGGCCACTTCGGCAGCTTCCAGTGGGATGTACAGAACGACGCGCTCGACTGGAGCGACGAGCTCTACGAGATCTTCGGGATTCCAAAGGAGTCGTTCTCCGGCACCATCGCCGCCTACCGCGACCGGCTTCACCCGGAGGACGCAGACCGGGTCCAGGCCATTCTGGGCGACGCGCTGAAAGGCGGCGGCGACTTCGAGATGGAGCACCGCCTGGTGAGGCCCGACGGCCACACGGTGGTGCTCCACTGCCGCGGCGAGGTCATTCTCGGAGCCTCCGGGAAGGCCGAACGTATGCTCGGGGTGGCCCAGGACGTCACCGAGCAGAAGAGGGTGGAGGACGCCCTCCGGGTCAGCGAGGACCGGGCCCGGGCCGCCATGGACCAGGCCGTGGAGGCATCCCGGCTCAAGTCGCAGTTCCTGGCCACCATGAGCCACGAGATCCGCACCCCGATGAACGGAGTGCTCGGCATGGCGCACCTGCTCCTCGACACCAAGCTCACCCCCAACCAGCGCCGCTACCTGCTCGCACTGAAGGACTCGGGGACCAGCCTGCTGGAGATCATCAACGACATCCTCGACTTCTCGAAGGTCGAAGCGGGCAAGCTCGAGCTGGAAAAGATCGACTTCGACCTCCACCAGGTGGTCGACGGCACGGCCTCCCTGTTCCTCACTGCGACCCAGGAGAAGGGCCTGAACCTGTCGGTCGAGATATCTCCCGAGGTGCCCCAGTGGGTGGTCGGCGACCCGGTGCGGATGAGGCAGGTCCTCACCAACCTGACGAGCAACGCGGTCAAGTTCACCGACTCCGGGCGGGTAGCGGTGACCGTCACCAAACGACCCAACGGGCTGATCCGCTTCGAGGTCACCGACTCCGGGATCGGCATCGAACCGGAAGCCCGCAAGACCCTGCTCGACCCGTTTGTCCAGGCCGACGCCTCCACCACCCGCCGGTTCGGGGGCACGGGACTGGGCCTGGCGATCTCCTCTCAGCTGGTGGAGCTGATGGGGGGCAAGCTGGACTTCGACAGCCTGCCCGACGTCGGCAGCACCTTCTGGTTCGAGGTCCCCCTCGCCGCAGCGGCACACAAGCTGCCGGCGGGCAGGCACCTCACCGGCAGCAACGGCTCTGAGCCGGTACCGGCCGCCGGGCGGGTCCTGCTGGTGGAGGACTCGTACGTGAACCAGCTTGTCGCCACCGGAATGCTCGAGAAGCTGGGCTACAAGGTCACCCTTTCGACCAACGGCGCCGAGGCGGTTGAGATGGCCGCGTCCGCGCAGCCCGACGTGATCCTCATGGACTGCCTCATGCCGGTGATGGACGGGTACGAGGCCACCGGGCGGATCCGCCGCATGCGAGGGCCGGTGAGCCGAACCCCGATCGTCGCCCTCACCGCCTCGGCCATGGCCGGCGACAGGGAGAGGTGCCTCGAAGCCGGAATGGATGCCTACCTGTCCAAGCCTTTGAACCCGCAGGCGCTCGGGGCCCTGCTCGAGGAGCTGACCAGCTCCCGCCCGCAGGCGCGCCCGGCCCGCCAGAATGCCGGCCCTGGCGACCGGCCCCTGGACTCCAAGGTGCTGAACGACCTGAGACAGCTGGACCGGGACGGAGATGGGAGCTTCCTGCGTGAGGTGATCTCGGCCTACATCGAGGACACCGAGCAGCGACTGGTGGAGTTGCGCTCGAGCGTTGTTGCCGGGGACGTCTCCGCGGTGGGGCGCAACGCCCACACCCTCAAGGGAAGCTCCCGCAATATCGGCGCCGAAAGGATGGCCGGACTCTGCGAATCCCTTGAGCCGTGGACCGGGGAGGATCCGGGTTCGGCCGTGGGGACTCTCTCCCAGCTGGACGAGGAGTTCGTCCAGGTGAAGGCCGCTCTGGCCGAGGAGCTCGGTCTGGCCTCCTAGCCCAGGAGGCTCTAACACTCTCGTTCGCCGTCACGAATCGGGCATTCGCGCCACGGCCCAAAACGGACACTCTAGGTGCGACCTACGCCGCTCAGAGCGGTCGAAATTCCGTTTGGAACCATTTCTCCAGGGGTACAGATTGTGTGCAACATCAAGGTGCATAACGGATGCACCCTCGGCGCTAAGGAGGAGCCCTGTGGATTCGTTCGACGACAAGGTGGATGGCAAGACCGACAAGGCCGGCGGCAAGATCAAAGAGATGGCCGGCGAAACCTTCAACGATCCCGACCTGGCAGCCGAAGGACGGATGGACCAAGCCAAGGGTGGGCTAAAAGAGGGCCTCGGCGACGCCAAGGACGCTATCGACGACGCCAAGGACGGAATTCGCGACGCCCTTCGGTAACACACTCATCACTCGGTAAGTCAACTAGCTGGTCGGTCACACCGGATAAGGAGAAACGTAATGGGAACCGTTCTTTGGATCATCGCAGTTGTTCTCGCCATTCTTGGCGTCATGCAGATTCTCAACGGAGCACTGCTCTGGGGAATCATCCTGTTGGTACTCGCAGCGGCCGTAGGCCCCGGCGGATGGAGCATCTTCAACCGTCGAGCCGTATAACCAGCACCACAACTTAAAAAAGAGGCTGCCTTCGGGCAGCCTCTTTTTTATGCCGTCTTCTCGACCCTGGCGACGCCGCTGGTCTGCTGGTCGACCTCCGGGCCCCCCAGGTACCCGATGCTCGACGCTCCGCTCGCCCGGGCTCTCAGCTCGTCGGAGACGTTGACCACAGCCCGGCCGGTCCCGGAAACCTCGACCTCGGCGGTGCGGCCGGTCAAAGCGCGCCCGTCGAACCCGCCCGCCCCGGAGATCGTCACGATCTGCGCCGTCGCTCTGCCGGCCAGAACGCTCTTGACGGTCCCCGACAGCCCGACCTCCAGCCGGTCGGCGTCGAGCCCAACCGCATCGATCGTCACGCTGCCCGAGCCGTCGATCCCGTTCAAGGTCTTCACCTTGAGCCGGTAGACGATGGGCTTGGTGGCGCTGATGCTCGAGTTCGGACGGATGCCGAGCTTCAGCCGGCCGCCCTCGACCTCCGAGACGAGCAGCGGGAGCAGGTTGTCCTCGGCCTCGATGGTCAGCGACTCCTCTCCGGACTGCTCGATCTGGAGGTCTCCTATCCCCTGGATCGAGACCCGGTCGAAGCCGCTCACCGGGCGCTCCTCGGACTTCAGATTTCCCGAGCCGGTGACGTTCTCACCGGAGCCCGAGCTGCTGGAAGAGCTGGAGGATGAGCTGGAGGTCGACCCGGAGGCGGTCGCCCCGGGTGTGGGCTCACTGTCGGAGCCCGAGATGAGCGTGCAAGAAGGCAGCACGAGCCCTGCCAGCAGGCAGGCCAGGACGTTGCGCCGCTTTCGCTCCATGGACCTCAACTCTACGACTTAACAGAGGTGCCTTAAACTGGCCTCCGCCCGCGCCACTCACCTGGGGGACCCAAACTTGAGCTCAGTCGACACCACCATCGCCGCAGGCACCGTACTCGAGGGTTACCTCGTCGAGCGGGTGGAGCCGGTTCCCTACCTCCACGGCACCTTCTACGAGCTTCGCCACCAGGGCACGGGCGCCCGCCACATCCACATTGCCGTCCCCGACGACAACAACGCCTTCGTCGTCATGCTCCCGACCCCGCCCAACGACTCCACCGGGGTGCCGCACATCCTGGAGCACCTGGCGCTGTCGGGCTCCGAGAGCTACCCGGTCAAGGACGTGTTCTTCTCGATGAACCCCCGGTCGCTCAGGACGTACATGAACGCCTCGACCAGCTCGGACGCCACCAGCTACTACTACTCCTCCCGCAACTCCAAGGATTACCGGAACCTGATGTCGGTGTACCTGGATGCGGTGTTCTTTCCGCGACTGGCCGAGCTCAGCTTCAAGCAGGAGGGCCATCGGCTGGAGTTCGAGCAGGGCGACGACCCCACCTCCGGCCTGCGGTTCAAGGGGGTGGTCTTCAACGAGATGAAGGGGGCGATGGCCAACCCGGTCGCCATCCTGTTCCGGGCCGCCGGGCGGGCCCTGTTCCCGGACCTGACCTACGCCTACAACTCCGGCGGCGACCCCAAGGAGATCCCCAACCTGACGTGGGAGAACCTGAGGGCTTTCCACGCCCGCCACTACCACCCGTCCAACGCCTTCTTCTACACCTACGGGAACCTGAAGCTGGAGGAGACCCTTCGCCAGATCTCCAGCCAGGTGCTGACCCGGTTCACCGCCGTCGACCCCGACGTAGACATCCCGGACCAGAAGCCGTTCACGGCGCCGGCCGAGCTCACCGAGAGCTACCCCCTTGCCGACCAGGAGGAGCCGGACGGCAAGTACCAGGTGCTGGTCGCGTGGGCCACGGTGCCTTCGAGCAACTCGTTCGAGGTCCTGAGCTTTGAGATCCTGGAGCGGGTGCTGCTGGCCAACGCAGCATCGCCTCTGCGCAAGGCCCTGATCGACTCCGGGCTGGGCAGCGCCCTCAACGACCTCAGCGGTTTCCTCGCGTACGCCAAGCAGAGCGTCTTCGGCGCCGGCCTGAAGGACGTAAAGAAGGAGGACGTGGAGAAGGTCGAGGCACTGATCCTGGACACCCTGACCCGCCTGGCCCAGGAGGGCCTGGACACCGAGCAGGTCGACGCTGCGATCCACCGCCTGGAGCTCGAGCGCCGGGAGGTCAGCAACTCCGGGTCCCCCTACGGCCTTAGGCTGTTCGACCGGTTCGAGGCCGCCTACGTCCACGGCGGCGACCCCTACCGGGCGCTGATGTTCGACGAGGACCTCAGGCAGCTGCAGGAGGAGCGGGCCAAGGGGCCATACCTGGAGAACCTGATCCGCCGCTGGCTGGTCGACAACCCGCACCGCAGCCGCATCCTGCTCGCCCCCGACCAGGAGATGGTCCAGCTGGCCGAGCAGGAGGAGCTGGAGAAGCTGGCGAAGATCGAGGAGAGCCTGACCGCCGAGCAGAAGACCACGATCGTCGAGGAGTCGTTGAAGCTGGTCGAGCTGCAGGACGCCAAGCAGGACCTCTCGGTGCTGCCGACGCTGGAGCTGAGTGACATCCCGATGACCTTCGAGGACATCCCTCACACCATCGAGGAGATCGCGGGCGCGAAGGTCGGGTTCTTCCCCCAGCCCACAAACGGGATCAGCTACGTCGACCTGAGGTTCGACTTCACGAACCTGGACGACGACCTGATCGACCTGCTCTCACCCTTCGCCTTCGCGGCCACCCGGTCGGGCGCAGGGTCGGACGACTACCTGACGATGGCCGCCCGGATCGAGACCTACACCGGCGGCATCGGCGCCGCCCCGATGATCCGGGTGCCGCTCTCGCAGGAAGCCCCGATGCGGCGCTCGTTTGCGGTTTCCGGAAAGGCGCTTTCCCGGAACCACCAGCCGTTCATGGACATCGTTCGGGACCTTCTTACCGGCCTCTACTTCGAGCCGGCCCGCCTGAAGGACCTGATCGCTCAACAGAAGGGGCGTCTGGAGCCGCAGATCCTGCAGGCCGGCCACATGTTCGCCCAGAAGCTGGCCCTGTCCGCGCTCAGCGAGTTCGGCAGCCTCGAGGAGCGGGTCAACGGCCTGAGCGTGGTCGGCAAGCTGAAGGCCCTCTCCGCCCTCTCCGAGGACGAGCTGCAGGGGGTCATCGCCTCCTACGAACGGATCCGGGACGCGCTGTTCAACTCCGGGACCCGTATCAGCATCTGTGTGACCGCCGAGGAGCCTGCGATACCCCAGCTGCGTGAGCTGCTGGGAGAGGTGCTGTCCGCGCTGCCTGCGGGAGTTGCGGGCGTCGCTTCCGCCAAGGAGCCGTTCCGGCGCGGTCCCCACCAGGCCA
Coding sequences:
- a CDS encoding GPGG-motif small membrane protein — protein: MGTVLWIIAVVLAILGVMQILNGALLWGIILLVLAAAVGPGGWSIFNRRAV
- a CDS encoding insulinase family protein, whose amino-acid sequence is MSSVDTTIAAGTVLEGYLVERVEPVPYLHGTFYELRHQGTGARHIHIAVPDDNNAFVVMLPTPPNDSTGVPHILEHLALSGSESYPVKDVFFSMNPRSLRTYMNASTSSDATSYYYSSRNSKDYRNLMSVYLDAVFFPRLAELSFKQEGHRLEFEQGDDPTSGLRFKGVVFNEMKGAMANPVAILFRAAGRALFPDLTYAYNSGGDPKEIPNLTWENLRAFHARHYHPSNAFFYTYGNLKLEETLRQISSQVLTRFTAVDPDVDIPDQKPFTAPAELTESYPLADQEEPDGKYQVLVAWATVPSSNSFEVLSFEILERVLLANAASPLRKALIDSGLGSALNDLSGFLAYAKQSVFGAGLKDVKKEDVEKVEALILDTLTRLAQEGLDTEQVDAAIHRLELERREVSNSGSPYGLRLFDRFEAAYVHGGDPYRALMFDEDLRQLQEERAKGPYLENLIRRWLVDNPHRSRILLAPDQEMVQLAEQEELEKLAKIEESLTAEQKTTIVEESLKLVELQDAKQDLSVLPTLELSDIPMTFEDIPHTIEEIAGAKVGFFPQPTNGISYVDLRFDFTNLDDDLIDLLSPFAFAATRSGAGSDDYLTMAARIETYTGGIGAAPMIRVPLSQEAPMRRSFAVSGKALSRNHQPFMDIVRDLLTGLYFEPARLKDLIAQQKGRLEPQILQAGHMFAQKLALSALSEFGSLEERVNGLSVVGKLKALSALSEDELQGVIASYERIRDALFNSGTRISICVTAEEPAIPQLRELLGEVLSALPAGVAGVASAKEPFRRGPHQARTTSVPVAYNAKVRKVVGFSHPDAPALMVLANYLDDKYLLREIREKGGAYGASANFGRETGYFSFLTYRDPHIVRTLEVWDRAVEAITDPSLTVTPDDLKEAILASCAAVDPLLSPDTKGRSRFFDDLAGYTLEQKAAFKRGLLSATVDDIRRVAAKYLTEGDFALACVTNPAKIEEANKELGDLYEVSPI
- a CDS encoding head GIN domain-containing protein, giving the protein MERKRRNVLACLLAGLVLPSCTLISGSDSEPTPGATASGSTSSSSSSSSSSSGSGENVTGSGNLKSEERPVSGFDRVSIQGIGDLQIEQSGEESLTIEAEDNLLPLLVSEVEGGRLKLGIRPNSSISATKPIVYRLKVKTLNGIDGSGSVTIDAVGLDADRLEVGLSGTVKSVLAGRATAQIVTISGAGGFDGRALTGRTAEVEVSGTGRAVVNVSDELRARASGASSIGYLGGPEVDQQTSGVARVEKTA
- a CDS encoding PAS domain-containing protein; the protein is ARASNGQVPAELIRAQLERGDLEDASTNTEVHLAEAVRLLGAGEVDKAIEVLQSARRIVRKAGLRQEYVAPILPWLATALRIKAELISAHSAVPRKQMRHAVAVGFRASVIARSFRNNLPHALREQGLIAALDGRPRAARRLLSNSLSVARSQSARYEEAETLRAIGRVGVPLGWAGAEKDLKAGEALVKELRAVSAPAVPDQLDTLSLADRFSTLLEMGRSIASQSEPEGVYRAVQEAAISLLRGEQCAVVDMHGRASGSLMGLENLEHLSRTMVERAIDEGGPVVVNLGDEMDATESLVFSGVRSVLCAPIAAKDGFTKACFYVTHSQVGGLFGREEVQLASFIATLAGAALDQVAGSEARFTSLAQNSSDVISIVGPRGLIEYQSSSVQRIFGLSPQEMMGSRLSAWVHPDEAAAVSDEIEAMLAEGRSHAMLECRLRASDGSWRETETTMTNLVDDPSVHGVVLNTRDVSERKAMEAERRRDEEALRLSQAQLAAAQRIGHFGSFQWDVQNDALDWSDELYEIFGIPKESFSGTIAAYRDRLHPEDADRVQAILGDALKGGGDFEMEHRLVRPDGHTVVLHCRGEVILGASGKAERMLGVAQDVTEQKRVEDALRVSEDRARAAMDQAVEASRLKSQFLATMSHEIRTPMNGVLGMAHLLLDTKLTPNQRRYLLALKDSGTSLLEIINDILDFSKVEAGKLELEKIDFDLHQVVDGTASLFLTATQEKGLNLSVEISPEVPQWVVGDPVRMRQVLTNLTSNAVKFTDSGRVAVTVTKRPNGLIRFEVTDSGIGIEPEARKTLLDPFVQADASTTRRFGGTGLGLAISSQLVELMGGKLDFDSLPDVGSTFWFEVPLAAAAHKLPAGRHLTGSNGSEPVPAAGRVLLVEDSYVNQLVATGMLEKLGYKVTLSTNGAEAVEMAASAQPDVILMDCLMPVMDGYEATGRIRRMRGPVSRTPIVALTASAMAGDRERCLEAGMDAYLSKPLNPQALGALLEELTSSRPQARPARQNAGPGDRPLDSKVLNDLRQLDRDGDGSFLREVISAYIEDTEQRLVELRSSVVAGDVSAVGRNAHTLKGSSRNIGAERMAGLCESLEPWTGEDPGSAVGTLSQLDEEFVQVKAALAEELGLAS
- a CDS encoding CsbD family protein → MDSFDDKVDGKTDKAGGKIKEMAGETFNDPDLAAEGRMDQAKGGLKEGLGDAKDAIDDAKDGIRDALR